GCACCCGACCTGGTCACCCGCCCGCACCGCCAGCTCCACGAACGCGGTACCCGGCAGCAGGACGTTGCCCAGCACGCCGTGGTCGGCGATCCACCGCTGCGTCCCGAGGGCCAACCGCCCGGTCAACACCACCCCTTCGCCGTCCGGGGAGACCACGACGGCACCGAGCAGCGGGTGGTCGGCGGGCAGCAGACCGATGCTCGACGCATCGCCACCGGTGACCGACGCGGCATCGAGCCAGTAGTGCTTCCGCTGGAAGGCGTACGTCGGCAGGTCCACCCGCCGCGCGCCCGAGCCAGCGAAGAACGCCGGCCACTTCACCGCCCCGCCGGAGACGTGCAGTTGGCCCAGCGCGGCCACCAGCGCGGCAGCCTCCGGACGGTCCCGGCGCACCGTGGCGACGAGGACCGCGTCCTCGGAGTCGACGCTCTGCTGGGCCAGCCCGGTCAGGATGCCGTCGGGGCCGATCTCCAGGAAGCGGGAGACCCCCTGCGACTCCAACTCCCGGACGCTGTCCGCGAACCGGACCGCGTCGCGGACGTGGGCCACCCAGTACTCGGGGTCGCTGAAGCTGCCGCTTGCCACCACCGCGATCGACGGCTCGGCGAACGTCAACCCGGCGACCACCGCACGGAACTCGTCCAGCATCGGGTCCATCAGCGGCGAGTGGAACGCGTGCGACACGCTCAGCCGCTTCGTCCGCTCGAAGCCCGAGGCGATCTCCAGCACAGCGGCCTCGTCACCCGAAACCACCACCGAACGAGGACCGTTCACCGCCGCAATGCTCACCAGGTCGGTCAGCAGCGGCAGGACCTCCGCCTCCGTGGCCTCGATCGCCACCATCGCACCACCGGCGGGCAGTCCCTGCATCAACCGACCACGAGCAGCGACCAACTTGGCGGCGTCCGCGAGCGACAGCACCCCGGCCACATGCGCCGCCGCGATCTCACCCACCGAGTGCCCTGACACGAAGTCAGGCCGCACACCCCACGACTCCACCAACCTGAACAGCGCCACCTCGAATGCGAACAGCGCCCGCTGGGTATTCACCGTACGGTTCAGCTCATCGGCGTCCGCCCCCCACACCACCTCCCGCAGCGACCCACCCAGCTCGCCCAACGCCTCGTCGAACGCCGCCGCGAACACCGGGAACGCACCGTGCAGCTCACGCCCCATCCCCAACCGCTGCGACCCCTGCCCCGTGAACAGGAACGCCGTCCGGCCGCCCTTCGCCTGACCGGACACACCCCCGCCCTCGGCCAGCGCCCGCAGCCCTGCCACCAGCTCCGCACGATCGGCTCCGACCACCACGCCCCGGTGCTCCAGCACCGCCCGCGTCGTGGCCAGCGAGTACCCGACATCGACCGGCTCCAACTCCCGCTCACCGTCCAGCCGTTCGACCAGACCGGCCGCCTGCGCCCGCAGCGCCTCCGCGCTCTTCGCCGACACCACCAGCGGCAGCACCGGCAGACCGGCGGCGGCGACCTCGGGCTGCTCCTCCACCGGGGCCTGCTCGATGATCACGTGTGCGTTGGTGCCGCTGATGCCGAAGGACGAGACGGCCGCCCGCCGCACCCGGCCGGTCTCCGGCCAGTCCCGAGCCTCCGTCAGGAGCTCGACCGCGCCGGCCGCCCAGTCGATCTGCGTGGACGGCTGCTCGACGTGCAGGGTGCGCGGCAGCACACCGTGCCGCATCGCCATCACCATCTTGATGATCCCGCCGACACCCGCCGCCGCCTGCGTGTGACCCAGGTTCGACTTCAACGACCCCAGCCACAGCGGCCCGGCCACCTCAGCCCGGCCCTGGCCGTAGGTGTTGAGCAGCGCCTGCGCCTCGATCGGGTCGCCGAGCGTGGTGCCCGTGCCGTGTGCCTCGACCGCGTCCACGTCGGCGGGAGTCAGCTGGGCGTTGGCCAACGCGGCGCGGATGACCCGCTGTTGGGCCGGTCCGTTCGGCGCCGTCAGGCCGTTCGACGCACCGTCCTGGTTGATCGCGGTGCCGCGGACGATGGCCAGCACCGGGTGGCCGTTGCGCCGCGCGTCCGACAGCCGCTCCACCAGCAGGACGCCGGCTCCCTCCGACCAGCCGGTGCCGTCCGCCGTGGCGCCGAACGCCTTGCAGCGGCCGTCCTTGGCCAGGCCCTTCTGCCGGCTGAACTCCACCAGGGTCTCGGGGGTGGCCATCACGGCCACGCCGCCCGCCAGCGCCAGCGAGCACTCGCCCGAACGGAGCGCCTGGACGGCCAGGTTGAGCGCGACCAGCGAGGAGGAGCACGCGGTGTCCACCGTGACGGCCGGCCCCTCCAGGCCGAGGGTGTAGGACACCCGGCCGGAGACGATCGAGCCGGCCGCGCTGCTGAACGGGTAGTCGTGGTACATCAGTCCGGCGAAGACTCCGGTCGAGCTGCCCTTCAGCGTGCCCGGGTCGATCCCGGCCCGCTCGAACGCCTCCCAGCTGACCTCCAGCAGCAGCCGCTGCTGCGGGTCGACGTACGGCGTGTCATTGGGTGCGATGCCGAAGAACGCGGGGTCGAACTCCCCTGCGTCGTGCAGGAATCCGCCTTCCCGGGTGTACGTGGTGTTGGGCCGCTCACCGGTCGGGTCGTACACGCTTTCGAGGTCCCAGCCGCGATTGTCCGGAAACTCGGAGACCGCGTCGACCCCGTCGGCGACCAGCCGCCACAGGTCCTCCGGCGAGGTCACGCCGCCGGGGTAGCGGCAGGCCATCCCCACGATCGCGATGGGCTCCCGCATGGCCGCCGAGAGCTTCCGGTTCTGCCCGCGCAGCCGCTCGGTCTCCTTCAGCGACGCCCGAAGTGCTTCGACAAGCCGTTCGTCGGAGTTGAGGTTGGCCATTTCAGTTATCCCGCTTCCCGTGTGAGCGCCGACGAGTTCGGACGAGGAATCGGGAGGCGAGGAATGCGAAATGGCGTCGCCACCGAACCCCCGTCCCGTATTCGTATATGCGCGCGACGTTATTGCCGGACACCCGGCCCAGGCTCCTCCACCGTAATGAGCAGGCGCTCGCGCGGAACCCCTAGAAAACCCCTTAGCGATCCGGCCCGCCACCACCTACCCTGACGGACTGTCAGGGGGCCGCGCTAGTCTGAAGGTGAACGGCGAAGGTCCCAACTGCCCTGTCAAGTCAGGCCCCTTACCCACCCCTAGCCCCACCCCTGTCTTGATTCGGCAGGGGCGATTAGGGGGTACCAGACCCATCGGAGGGGAGGTTTCCTTGGGTATAAATAATTCAACGACACATGATCGGGAGGGCCTTATGGGCCGCGTTGAGGGCAAGGTCGTCGTCATCACCGGAGCGGGGCGCGGTCAGGGCCGCAGCCACGCGATACGACTTGCCGAGGAGGGCGCCGACATCATCGCGATCGACATCTGCGAGGACATCGACGTCGTCGAGTACCCCCTGGCCACCGCCGAGGAACTCCAGGAGACCGCCCGGCTGGTCGAGAAGACCGGCCGACGCATCGTCACCAAGGTGGCCGACGTCCGCGACCGCGCCGCACTCAAGGCCGCGATCGACGAGGGCGTGGCCGAGCTCGGCCGGCTGGACGTCGTGGTCGCCAACGCGGCCATCGGCCCGGTCGGTGCGGACCGTCCGCTGAACGCGTTCACCGACGCGGTGGACGTCAACCTGAGCGGCGCGCTCAACACCGTGCACGCCGCGCTGCCGCACCTGGGCGAGGGCGCGTCGATCATCCTGATCGGCTCGGCCGCGGCCTACATAGCCGAGGCGGGCGCCCCGGGTCCGATGGGCCCCGGCGGCATCGGCTACTCCTTCGCCAAGACCGTCCTGAACGACTACGTCAACTGGTTCGCGCCCTACCTGGCGCCGACCGGCCGCCGCCTCAACGTGGTCCACCCGACCAACGCCAACACGGTCATGCTGCACAACACCGCGATGTACAAGGTCTTCCGCCCGGACGTCGAGACGCCCACCCGCGAGGACGCCGAGCTGGCGTTCCCGGTGGTCCAGGGCATGCCGATCCCGTACGTGGAGCCGCTCGACGTCTCGCACGCGGTCACCTACCTGGCCTCCGACGAGTCCCGTTACGTGACCGGCCTTCAGCTCAAGGTCGACGGCGGCGCCGTCGTCAAGGCCGGCAAGTAAGCACCCCTGTTCCACGCACAGCACGCGCAGCACGCACGGCCCGGGGACGGGTACAGCAAGCCCGTCCCGGGGCCGATCCGACTGTCCAAGACGTGACATGGCCAGGACAAATACTGTCCGAACCACCTGACCCCTAGTCCGACCCACTGGTCCGACCGAATCACCACAAGGCTGGAGAGAGCCTAGAAATGACGAACCAACAGAGCACCACCTCCGGCGCCCACGCGGCGCCCAAGGCCGGCGCGAAGGAGTGGCTCGGCCTCGGCGTGCTTGTGCTGCCCCTGGTCATCGTCTCGATGGACACCTCGGTGTTGTACTTCGCGGTGCCCTTCCTCAGTGCCGACCTGCTCCCGACCACCGACCAGCAGCTGTGGATCTTCGACATCTACGGCTTCATCCTGGCGGGTCTGCTGGTGACCATGGGCTCGCTGGCCGACCGGATCGGCCGCCGCAAGCTGCTGATCATCGGCATCCTCGGCTTCGGTCTCGCCTCGGTCGGCGCGGC
This genomic interval from Kitasatospora gansuensis contains the following:
- a CDS encoding mycofactocin-coupled SDR family oxidoreductase, with product MGRVEGKVVVITGAGRGQGRSHAIRLAEEGADIIAIDICEDIDVVEYPLATAEELQETARLVEKTGRRIVTKVADVRDRAALKAAIDEGVAELGRLDVVVANAAIGPVGADRPLNAFTDAVDVNLSGALNTVHAALPHLGEGASIILIGSAAAYIAEAGAPGPMGPGGIGYSFAKTVLNDYVNWFAPYLAPTGRRLNVVHPTNANTVMLHNTAMYKVFRPDVETPTREDAELAFPVVQGMPIPYVEPLDVSHAVTYLASDESRYVTGLQLKVDGGAVVKAGK